ttttttaatttgagcaTCTATCGGAAATAACTTGTGAGATAGGGATAAAGTTTTGCATACACTCTATCCTTTTCAAACTTCGCTCTATACAATTACACCGTATATGttgtgttatttaatttttaagtgtAAAAGCAAGGCACCAAACCGGGCATTTGGTCTAGTGGTATGATTCTCGCTTAGGGTGCGAGAGGTCCCGAGTTCAATTCTCGGAATGCCCCGTACCAAATTAAATTTGtgctaaatttatttttttcttcccaACTCTCGTATCATTCTACTTAGTTGTCACCactcaaaataggaaaaattatgtcatttatgcattaattttgtaaaatgacATATATTAACGAACTtctatttttagtaaataacTCATGCAAATAGGAAGTACAATCTTTAGTACTTGTATTATTACTTGGAAAAAACACAAAACTGACTGATAATTATACATGGTACAGGAAAATACCATAAAACATTCTTCTGTACAATCCAATGTAACATTACCACCAGACTTGGATCAGACATGGCTAAAGGAACAGAGGATATCAAGTTTATGACCATAAAAGGTACTTGATAATGGAGTGGTATATGCTAAAACACCTATTTCACACTCAAATACATCAAAAGGGAGCTTCTTGAGAAGCAAAATATACAGGAGTTCTTATTCTTTTGCAGCTGAGTCATGTGTCAACGGGCTGATAACTTCTCTTGAACATTCTGAAGACCGTGAGGATGCAGTTGCTGAAACATCTTGAGATGTGCTTGAACATGAATCTGATCGTTTGAAATCGTCCTTTCCATTTGAATCGATGCTCAAATAATCAGTTAAGACCTTTTTCACACCAAAGCCTCGAGTAGAAAGCTTGCTGCCTTCAAACATTTTTGATCTATCTCCCTTTGCAGGACTAATATGTTGGGAAGGGGAGAAGCTTGGTGTAGTAAAAGCTGTTTTATATGGGGTGCCGTTGACAGGTACTGAGAGAGGCGTCCCCATGCTCTTATGTGCAATGATACCGACTTTGGAGATTGGCACAAATTGATCTGAGTGTTTATTCAAATCATCTGCATAAAGAAGGTCATCAACGCGTGCAATAATATTGAATGCCAGGCTTTCAAGCACTCTCGAGTAGCTCTCCAAAATAGATTTGCCAACATCCTGAGGAACAAGAAGAAATATAGTTCATTAGGGTACTAAATCAATAAATCATGATTGGCCAAGAGAGGAAAAGTTCTTTCCTTTAAGAAGGAATGAAAACTCGTTAGTGGGATTTCATATCGAACCttgttatattgaattttgctCATGTCTAAGGTTGTCTGTGGGAGACCAGGGAACCTTTGCTTTAAGCAAAGCAAAAGGCTTTCAGCTCTATCAGCAAGTAACTCCCTCTTATCGCCATCAACCATCAAATCCTTAACCATTTCCCATGAGGATTTTGAATTGGACCTGTGCGTACTACCAAAAGGTTTTGAGTGAGCTCTTCTGCGCCACACATAAATTGAAGACTCCACTCGGTTTGCTATCTCGAATGCTTGATGCTCAGAAGACATATCAAGACAGTCAAGCAAACATTCAGGTGAAAATTGGTCCGAAGTGATATAACGGTGGATGAGATCACCTAAGCTAGCTTTTCCGTTCTGCAAgataaaaaatagaacaccTGCAAAATGAGTAACCTCCAGGTCTATTTTAGTATAAAAACACGAGTTAGTTTCTCCAGGAAAGCTCTGTACCTTAGGAAGGCCTTCATAATATGATTCAGGCACCTCCATTTCAGCTAAGCTGTTGCTGTTAATCGCCATTGCAGCTTTCAGGATTTGGTTTGTGCAATCACGTTTGTGCTGCAACTGCCTTCTTGCATTTTCACTGAGACCACCAGGGGGAGTTCTAGGAACCGGTAGCCACCATTTCTCTTCTTGACGAGGGAGAGGATTTCTGAATGAGGACGACCCATCGGATTCTGGAGCTAAGATTCCTTGGTCAACATACCAGAATTCTGTGCTTCGGAAACTGTCTAATATATCCTGTGAAAGAGGCAAACACTTGACACTATAGCTCTTAGCATTGAACAATAAAGGCTGAATGCCCAAAGAGCAAGGAAAGACTATCTTACAAGGAGCATATTGTCCAGTTTACGGAGAGCTGGAAGATTTACGTAAAGGTCTGACCGTGGCCTAGAAGTCATAACCTAAAACAGAAGAGTGAATAAGTTAACACACATGTTCATTCAATTTGTTTTTCCTATCGTAGCTCATTAAACTGATTGTTCCAAATCATAGGGAAAAATGCAGGAATTTTTCCATGTTTTAAGCATATGATAAATGTTTGATATAAAACATGAGTACAGCTCTCAGGATGCAAACACCAATCCAAGTTACAGACATTTTCTATAGTGGTAGATAGATAACTTGAATCACCGGAACAATGCCAAAGAAACCGCATTTACCTCAAGTTTGCTGCCATCTGGAAATGTCTGCCAAGAGGGTATGAGTTCTACAATATGATCACTAACACAGAGAAGCCATTCCATTTCTCTCCGCCACATTAACTTTTTCTCTGGAGCTAAAGGTTCTAATCTCCAAATTTGCCCAAAAAGAGTAGCTAATGGAAAAAAAGAGAAGGGAAAATGAAGGAAAAGAATGTATACTTCGTAAACTGAAAACTCGCTACAAACTGAATCCAATACTCAACAAACTAACTTACCACATAAATTAGTGATAGCATTAGAAATTGCAAGTGCTGTGCAAACCCCATTTCCACAACCAGACATGTCTTCTCCCAGCAGCAATTTTGAGAATCTCTCCTTCATCATTTCAATCTCTACAGAATCCCCACAAGTCCAATCACAATACAGAATCTTAATGACCAGACTTGATACAACAAAATAGCGTAATCACACAATGTGAGGTTTAGGATAGAATGTACCCCTACATCACGGAAGTAGAGAGGCAATTTCCGATAGGCTCAAGGAGAAAACAATCCAAAGATGATATGATAACAAAAGTGAACAGTAATCACAAGAAGTTAATAAgtataaaaaactaaaatataataatcacaCTCAGAGCAGACAACACACTATGAGAGCAATACTATGACAAATAGTATGGAAGGATAAGCGAGACAGCACTCAACTATCTAAGACATATAAATATGCAcaagaatatttataaaaaatcttACCAGACAAACAAGACCCTTGTTTCTCCAACTTCCTTTTATCTACAAAAGGCTTCTCTACTTCTTCAGAAACATCAGAATTTGCACAATGCTGCACCTCATCATCCTGAATAtgccaaacaattgaagatggAGAACAAGAATCCTCAGACCCGCTATTTTCTTCATTCACATTTTCCTCTGACGCTAAAAGAACAGAACTTGAACTACTGCCTATTCCAATTTTCTCATCCAAAGACTCCCCATAACCCTCCATTACCCTTTCTGCCCCATCACTCTTATCAGACAAAACCTCCATTTTATCATCAAGAGAAGAAGCAGAATAAACAGAGTTAGTCATCACAATGCCATCAAAATCAAACCTTTTACTTCCAAACCTCTTTGACACTTTAGCTTTTTGATACAAATTCTTGATGGATTTTGAAACCTTAAACTTCAATACAGAAAAATGGTTCTCTTTCTTGGAACTTACACAAGGGTCTAGTTGAATAAAATGCTTGAGCTGTGGCTGAAATTCTCTCCTTTTGTCCTTGTGTGACTCAAGTCTATCCATAAGTTTTCAACTCCAACCATATCTGCTTCTCAAATGGGGGTAAAAACAGAcaacaaatcaagaaatggggtcaattttttttcttcaaaaatattataaaaaaaaaaagagaatctTGATTAGAAGAGTGAAGGTGGGCAATGATTAAATGCAAAAATACAAGCGTTGTGAAGTAAAGGAAGGTGAGCTAATGAGAACAATGATGGCAATGAGGCCATAAAAGCAGACAAAGAAACAACACAAGAAGTATTTTGGTGGGCTATGGGCATTTGCTTAAATGAAGAGCCTTTACTGTCATTGTcaatgtcaaatatagtgaCATTTGCTTTTGTTGGGCTTTGCTTAAACAAGGGCtcttaaaacataattattgtttatgagtataatatttcaattttgtttcGAAAATATAATAGTTTGGTGCATATGATATAGTCACGGGAGTCGTGTAAGGGATGGATCAACCCACATGGATGGTTTGGTAGGCCTATAGATACTTCCgattgaatttgaaaattttgattcgcatatttttaataataagtattaacgattttgatttatttttgttctaaaTTATACAACTTTTTACAATTAATAAGAATTGAGGTCATTGTacctatcatatcatatattaagtTCTACTTACTTATGGCATGACGTGAGAGTGAGATGTAAAGAAGAATACATGTATTCCATTTAGAAGAAAATTCTTACATTCGACTTAAGAGTATAAATTAATGGATAGAAAGGTTGGGTACTAGTCTATTGGAACATTTGGAAATTGTACTTATTAGTATGGACACATATAGTATAGGTAGACCGAATATACTGtatagaaaaatgaaatttttaaatactcgAAATTCGATATTtagtaaaattcataaattatgaaaataaaattcacaatctagatattaaaaaaatttgaattttgatttagcTTAAGTTGTGTCCACCCCGCTTATTCATATGTATATTAGttatgtaaattttaaaattacaaatcaaatattgtattaattttatacgtAAATTATTTTACCTCACAGTTCattatcaaacaaaatattatttatacaaaagTTTTGCATTCATAAGCCGTCTCCGAGCCAATTACAAAATAACCACAccaagttttgaaaattttgtagCTATAATATCACTACCTAAGCTTTTAGATTTTTCTAGTTTGGTGATATTTATTGAGATCTTCTCTTAGTTGGATAATGTTTGAATTACCTTGGCAAAATTACAACTAAAAAATAGGAATAAAGCAactaaattatgtaattaaataacaaatcaaAGTCAAATCTATGTAATGATAAATtaactattttcttttaaatcaattcatatagtaaattctttttagtttgtattaaaaaaaataatacaacttttttgtttagtaataatttaattttaaaatattcattatatTCTTAATAAGATGATTTATATTAACACCATATTTATTACTTACTTTAGATCAACAATTTACAATTCTcttttttagttaaatttaatgataaatcaaacaacatttcataaattttaataaagaaaatataaatatatgattatagATTAGGCATGTCACTATCAATTTGTTGTTGTGATGGCCTTTGCTTGAACAAGGGCTCTTACATAATTATTGCTTATTTCAGTGGCCTAATACAATATTCAACTTTCAAagttcattttgaatttttaagatGACTTGGGTCAAGGGAGTCGTGTAAAAAAAGATTACTCAATTAATTGAAGTTCACTATGGTtatcttataaaataattaaataaattttgaatgatGCATAAAATTAACTTTCTCTATGTATAGGGAGAGTTAATATTGAATATCGTAATTTTATCACTACAGTATTAGACTATGCTATCATGTTGAGAATTTATTTTCCTATTTGAAGTATCAAATGTTATTTTTGTCTACTTTCATTTTACacacttaaattttaattatagaaaaaaaactatttcGATCTTTGTCAACAATCGATACAAATAGAAGAGACGATGCTTTTGAGAAGACAGCACTTCTGTTATAATTGTTgcaaagaaataaatgaattgcttatttttcaaatgatgaaagctaaaatatacaaaagaatTACGTATGGGAGAGTGCCTAGGGTGACAAATACTACTAATTTGGAGTTTAGGGATACAAGTCATTAATTCTTGCTCTATTAATTTGTATTCGCGCCGGATTAACATAACAAAACGATAAAATACTTATTATTGAAATGTTCTTAATTTTTTCGACTTCAAACCCATCAAATCACTGATTAAACGATGAAGAAATTACAACTATTTTAAGCGAGTATCAATTGAGATTCAAATTCTTCactacaaaattataatattgatagataattccttttgaaattacaatttcaacTTCGAGTATAATACTCTTTACTAACAAACAAATGATGGATATAATTTTAtagctaaataataaaaaattatgatatgtaATTTGATTTAGCAATGAATTAGCTAGATAGAgatcactaaaaaaatttatggttaatttcatattttctattaCTTTAGTAGTAAGGTATATACAAAGATGAGAACAAAACTGAAATGCAGCCAAATCCAAGGCCACCAGCCAGCACTAAGGTTAAGTGATAAAAAAGgatgttaatttttatttttttttgggtcatATGAGAACCCTTCCTTCACAAATTAAAAGGGTCCCATTTAATACTTCCAAACaatgaaacaaataaatatcTGTCTTCCTTTCGAAGTGTCATCAAAGattagtatttttttcattcgcttttatttatttatattttataaatatttttttgttatatcttatcatttttaacatataaataaagacatttttcttttcatgttttattcttaaaattaattacttatttcttaaattattttattaggtCTGATACCAAATATCAATTAATAGAAGTAAACAAAAGAAGTAACtagtttcttctttttattattatagcattgtattttaaaaagataCTTCTAACCTAtccatatttattattaattttttcaacaaatatataataaattaaaataacactTATTTTGAGTCGAAGCAATATAAATACCAAGTGGAGACGTCCACAAAGCAGAAACTTGTAGTTGCAGGAATGTCAAGTTTGGTCAGTGGTCCCGCTCCGTATCTCCAAGCTCCCCCAATCCTAGggcacctttttttttttattttttttatattcatatctttttatataataaaataaaataataataattattaaagatGCTTTTGTTAATCGACTGTGTGTAACAATTTGACATGTTTAATTTACATTTTGAcccatcaaaataaaattacctatcaatctttttttcaaattatttcctCGTACTTGCAGTAGAAAACAAtggatatataattaatttactcATTAATAAGCTGTATAACTGGATTTTAGGTAACTTAATTGTGTACAAAATAAAGGATAAGTACATAAGCACGATCTTATAGTGTGACTGAATACTCCATGAATGAACAAGttaaatgtaaaattatttgaaaaaaacttataatttcTAGTAACGGGTGCAGACTCATCTCTAGAATTAAAGACacgtgtgtgtatatatatagagagagaatatGAATTAGTTCATATGGCAATTTAGTTATTGATATTacacaatatataaaattatgatctgaaattgaaattttatgcGTTTTTTAATATGATTGCATTTATAAAGATGAAAGTTGTAATAATTCAATTGGTTGATTATCACctaacttaaaatttaaaacactgAGAACATgtgttcttttttatatatttcaattgtatatctctttctttttttatgataGACATGGCAAGCTAAGAGAAGTATTGAGGAAAATGATATAGGTGACATTCACACAGGAATAAACATTGCCATAAATGGGCCATTGTTgaaaatgatattattattatagtatattttgggagCTGAATATTTAATCTGCTATTTATTTCTTTGGGATACTATTAATCATAGTATCTCCCCATGCATCTAACACTTTAAAACACCACCAACGATAAggttttcactttatttttttttagctttccTTGGAAGGTATAAAGTTGTCCATTTCATTTAATAAGGTCTAGATCATAATTTCGGTTgttcaatttaaaataagaaaaaatgtgaGAAGATTATTCGATGCACTAAGTTTTTctcacacatatatatatatataaaaagagagTTTCGTTTAATATACGCGGTATCTATTTTTTGATCACGTGGCTAGCGCTTTTACTGCAAACTAAATTGTATTGGGCCACTTCTATAATAAGGCTGGACATTGAAATATTGAGCTTTTATGTCCTTTGAGCCCAGAATGGGTTAAACCCTGACAAAAAGGTGGTGTTAGTTTTAAGAGAAACTTTTTAATTACAcagatatttttactaattctttttataatttaaaataattatattttaagtcATAATTTCATACCAGATAAACCTAAACATATTTTATGCTATCAGATACATTGAAAtagggagagaggcgagcaagaatAGGAGAGAGGTCAGTCATATTCACGTGAGTCAcaatggatatatatatatatatatatatatatatatatatatttagatacTAGATACATAGGAGAGTGGAGAGTGAG
The sequence above is a segment of the Solanum lycopersicum chromosome 10, SLM_r2.1 genome. Coding sequences within it:
- the LOC101250066 gene encoding rop guanine nucleotide exchange factor 7 isoform X1, yielding MDRLESHKDKRREFQPQLKHFIQLDPCVSSKKENHFSVLKFKVSKSIKNLYQKAKVSKRFGSKRFDFDGIVMTNSVYSASSLDDKMEVLSDKSDGAERVMEGYGESLDEKIGIGSSSSSVLLASEENVNEENSGSEDSCSPSSIVWHIQDDEVQHCANSDVSEEVEKPFVDKRKLEKQGSCLSEIEMMKERFSKLLLGEDMSGCGNGVCTALAISNAITNLCATLFGQIWRLEPLAPEKKLMWRREMEWLLCVSDHIVELIPSWQTFPDGSKLEVMTSRPRSDLYVNLPALRKLDNMLLCLPLSQDILDSFRSTEFWYVDQGILAPESDGSSSFRNPLPRQEEKWWLPVPRTPPGGLSENARRQLQHKRDCTNQILKAAMAINSNSLAEMEVPESYYEGLPKNGKASLGDLIHRYITSDQFSPECLLDCLDMSSEHQAFEIANRVESSIYVWRRRAHSKPFGSTHRSNSKSSWEMVKDLMVDGDKRELLADRAESLLLCLKQRFPGLPQTTLDMSKIQYNKDVGKSILESYSRVLESLAFNIIARVDDLLYADDLNKHSDQFVPISKVGIIAHKSMGTPLSVPVNGTPYKTAFTTPSFSPSQHISPAKGDRSKMFEGSKLSTRGFGVKKVLTDYLSIDSNGKDDFKRSDSCSSTSQDVSATASSRSSECSREVISPLTHDSAAKE
- the LOC101250066 gene encoding rop guanine nucleotide exchange factor 7 isoform X2, whose translation is MDRLESHKDKRREFQPQLKHFIQLDPCVSSKKENHFSVLKFKVSKSIKNLYQKAKVSKRFGSKRFDFDGIVMTNSVYSASSLDDKMEVLSDKSDGAERVMEGYGESLDEKIGIGSSSSSVLLASEENVNEENSGSEDSCSPSSIVWHIQDDEVQHCANSDVSEEVEKPFVDKRKLEKQGSCLSEIEMMKERFSKLLLGEDMSGCGNGVCTALAISNAITNLCATLFGQIWRLEPLAPEKKLMWRREMEWLLCVSDHIVELIPSWQTFPDGSKLEVMTSRPRSDLYVNLPALRKLDNMLLDILDSFRSTEFWYVDQGILAPESDGSSSFRNPLPRQEEKWWLPVPRTPPGGLSENARRQLQHKRDCTNQILKAAMAINSNSLAEMEVPESYYEGLPKNGKASLGDLIHRYITSDQFSPECLLDCLDMSSEHQAFEIANRVESSIYVWRRRAHSKPFGSTHRSNSKSSWEMVKDLMVDGDKRELLADRAESLLLCLKQRFPGLPQTTLDMSKIQYNKDVGKSILESYSRVLESLAFNIIARVDDLLYADDLNKHSDQFVPISKVGIIAHKSMGTPLSVPVNGTPYKTAFTTPSFSPSQHISPAKGDRSKMFEGSKLSTRGFGVKKVLTDYLSIDSNGKDDFKRSDSCSSTSQDVSATASSRSSECSREVISPLTHDSAAKE